From Streptomyces sp. NBC_00683, one genomic window encodes:
- a CDS encoding helix-turn-helix domain-containing protein, translating to MTADDPFGRLDDDYPAHTMGRAADMLGTTQSFLRAIGEARLITPLRSAGGHRRYSRYQLRIATRARELVDHGTPIEAACRIVILEEAQRINAEHHRMAESGNPPTAV from the coding sequence ATGACCGCAGACGACCCGTTCGGCCGTCTCGACGACGACTACCCCGCCCACACCATGGGCCGGGCCGCCGACATGCTCGGCACCACCCAGAGCTTCCTCCGCGCCATCGGCGAAGCCCGCCTCATCACCCCGCTCCGCTCCGCCGGCGGACACCGCCGCTACTCCCGCTACCAGCTGCGCATCGCCACCCGCGCCCGCGAACTCGTCGACCACGGCACTCCCATCGAGGCCGCCTGCCGCATCGTCATCCTCGAAGAAGCACAGCGCATCAACGCCGAACACCACCGCATGGCCGAATCGGGGAACCCACCGACCGCAGTCTGA